A genomic stretch from Georgenia muralis includes:
- the ychF gene encoding redox-regulated ATPase YchF translates to MALTIGIAGLPNVGKSTLFNALTRATVLAANYPFATIEPNVGVVPLPDPRLDELAEIFKSERTVPATVSFVDIAGIVKGASEGEGLGNQFLANIREADAICQVTRAFQDSDVVHVEGRVDPKDDIETISTELILADMQTLEKAIPRLEKEVRGKKTDAQVLETAKGAVALLEQGTLLSAGAGAAGLDPEILATFQLMTSKPFIYVFNTDDAGLADEAMQAELRELVAPADAIFLDAKFESELVELEPDEAAEMLAETGQSEPGLDQLARVGFHTLGLQTYLTAGPKESRAWTIHKGWTAPQAAGVIHTDFERGFIKAEIVSYDDLVKYRSMAEAKAHGRVRIEGKDYVMTDGDVVDFRFNV, encoded by the coding sequence GTGGCACTCACCATCGGAATCGCCGGCCTGCCCAACGTCGGCAAGTCGACCCTGTTCAACGCCCTGACCCGGGCGACCGTGCTCGCGGCCAACTACCCGTTCGCGACGATCGAGCCGAACGTCGGCGTGGTCCCGCTGCCGGACCCGCGACTGGACGAGCTCGCCGAGATCTTCAAGTCCGAGCGGACGGTGCCCGCCACGGTCTCGTTCGTCGACATCGCCGGCATCGTCAAGGGTGCGTCCGAGGGGGAGGGGCTGGGCAACCAGTTCCTCGCCAACATTCGCGAGGCCGACGCGATCTGCCAGGTCACTAGGGCGTTCCAGGACTCCGACGTCGTCCACGTCGAGGGCCGGGTCGACCCCAAGGACGACATCGAGACCATCTCCACCGAGCTGATCCTCGCGGACATGCAGACGCTGGAGAAGGCGATTCCCCGGCTCGAGAAGGAGGTTCGGGGAAAGAAGACCGACGCCCAGGTCCTCGAGACGGCCAAGGGGGCCGTGGCGCTGCTGGAGCAGGGCACGCTGCTGTCCGCGGGGGCCGGCGCGGCGGGGCTGGACCCGGAGATCCTTGCGACGTTCCAGCTCATGACGTCCAAGCCGTTCATCTACGTCTTCAACACCGACGACGCCGGCCTGGCCGACGAGGCCATGCAGGCCGAGCTGCGCGAGCTCGTGGCGCCGGCCGACGCGATCTTCCTCGACGCCAAGTTCGAGTCCGAGCTCGTCGAGCTCGAGCCGGACGAGGCTGCCGAGATGCTCGCCGAGACCGGTCAGAGCGAGCCGGGGCTGGACCAGCTCGCGCGCGTCGGCTTCCACACCCTCGGGCTACAGACGTACCTCACGGCAGGCCCCAAGGAGTCCCGCGCGTGGACCATCCACAAGGGCTGGACCGCACCGCAGGCCGCTGGGGTCATCCACACCGACTTCGAGCGCGGCTTCATCAAGGCCGAGATCGTCTCCTACGACGACCTGGTCAAGTACCGGTCGATGGCCGAGGCGAAGGCGCACGGGCGCGTGCGCATCGAGGGCAAGGACTACGTCATGACCGACGGCGACGTGGTGGATTTCCGCTTCAACGTGTGA
- a CDS encoding DUF6788 family protein encodes MGKDYSRKSERELAELRSLVLDRIAAVPAFRRGSLQVGYRRCGRATCRCARPGEQGHGPRGLWTRTVKGEGSRGQYVPVDQIDQVRAELDHYAEFAALVEDYVEINEALCRARVGPPGPRSRRVAPSGTDGKKGGSATPKS; translated from the coding sequence ATGGGCAAGGACTACTCGAGGAAGAGCGAGCGGGAGCTCGCCGAGCTGCGCTCGTTGGTTCTGGACCGGATCGCCGCGGTGCCGGCGTTCCGGCGCGGGTCGTTGCAGGTCGGTTACCGCAGGTGCGGGCGGGCGACGTGCCGGTGCGCCCGCCCGGGCGAGCAGGGCCACGGGCCGCGCGGGTTGTGGACCCGTACGGTCAAGGGCGAGGGTTCGCGCGGGCAGTACGTCCCGGTCGACCAGATCGACCAGGTCCGCGCCGAGCTGGACCACTACGCCGAGTTCGCGGCGCTGGTGGAGGACTACGTGGAGATCAACGAGGCGTTGTGCCGGGCCCGGGTCGGGCCCCCGGGGCCTCGCTCGCGCCGCGTCGCCCCTTCCGGGACGGACGGGAAAAAAGGGGGCTCTGCGACCCCGAAGAGCTGA
- a CDS encoding IS3 family transposase, whose translation MKFAAIADWADSNAFPVSFMCDQLGVSTSGYYKWRGKAPSAREVADAELIELIKHHYDHLNGRPGVRRLRAHLAAAGHKVSHKRVWRLMRAAGLKGRHPKAWKRTTVPGENPVGAPDLIGRDFTAAEPNTRWCGDITYVRTWDGWAYLATVIDLHSRMVIGWALADHMRTELVTDALEMAIAHRRPPKGVIFHSDRGTQYTSKDFDKFCRRHHVRRSLGRTGICYDNAVAESFFATYKKELIHTRPWPAITDLKKATFTWIEEYYNRARRHSTLGYLTPAEYELGLRHINELAA comes from the coding sequence GTGAAGTTTGCTGCGATCGCGGACTGGGCTGACTCGAATGCGTTCCCGGTGTCGTTCATGTGCGACCAGCTCGGGGTGTCGACCTCGGGGTACTACAAGTGGCGCGGCAAGGCCCCCTCAGCCCGTGAGGTCGCCGACGCCGAGCTGATCGAGTTGATCAAGCACCACTACGACCACCTCAACGGCCGGCCGGGGGTGCGGCGCCTGCGCGCCCACCTGGCGGCCGCCGGCCACAAGGTCTCCCACAAGCGGGTCTGGCGGCTGATGCGCGCCGCGGGCCTGAAGGGCCGCCATCCCAAGGCCTGGAAGCGCACCACGGTGCCCGGCGAGAACCCCGTGGGCGCCCCGGACCTGATCGGCCGGGATTTCACCGCCGCCGAGCCGAACACCCGCTGGTGCGGGGACATCACCTACGTGCGCACCTGGGACGGGTGGGCCTACCTGGCCACCGTCATCGACTTGCACTCGCGCATGGTCATCGGCTGGGCCCTCGCGGACCACATGCGCACCGAGCTGGTCACCGATGCCCTGGAGATGGCCATCGCTCACCGCCGCCCACCCAAGGGGGTGATCTTTCACAGCGACCGCGGCACGCAATACACGTCCAAGGATTTCGACAAATTCTGCCGGCGTCACCATGTCCGCCGCTCGCTGGGCCGGACCGGTATCTGCTATGACAATGCCGTCGCGGAATCATTCTTCGCGACCTACAAGAAGGAACTTATCCACACCCGCCCCTGGCCGGCCATCACTGACCTGAAGAAGGCCACGTTCACCTGGATCGAGGAGTACTACAACCGCGCCCGACGCCACTCCACCCTCGGGTATTTGACACCAGCAGAGTATGAACTAGGATTACGACACATCAACGAACTCGCGGCGTAA